The Candidatus Angelobacter sp. DNA segment CCGCCCACGTCGTCACGCTCACGCCGGAGGAACGCGAAGCGGCGTTGACCTGGTTGCGCGAGCCGAATCTCATCGGGCGTTTGCGCGAGGCGTTCCACCAGGCGGGCATCATCGGCGAGGAAAGCAACACGCTCATTGCGTATCTCGCGGGCGTGTCGCGCAAACTGGAAAGGCCGCTGGCCATCATCATTCAGAGCGCGAGCGCGGCGGGCAAAACGACGTTGATGGACGCGGTGCTGTCGTTCTTCCCGGAGGAGGAGCGCGTCAAATACTCCGCCATGACCGGCCAGAGTCTTTACTACCTGGGCGAGACGAGTCTCAAACATAAAATCCTCGCGGTCGTGGAGGAAGCGGGCGCGGAGCGCGCCAGCTACGCGCTCAAACTTTTGCAGAGCGAAGGCGAACTCACCATTGCCTCGACTGGCAAAGACCCCACGACCGGCAAGATGGTCACGCAGGAATATCACGTCGAAGGCCCGGTGATGATCTTCCTGACGACGACCGCGATTGATCTGGACGAGGAACTGCAAAACCGTTGCCTGACGCTGGCGGTGGACGAGAGCGCCGAGCAGACCGGGCGCATTCATCGCGTGCAACGCGAGCGCCGCACGCTCGCGGGCCTGCTCGCGCACGAGCAGCGCAAGGACCTGTTGAAGCAACTGCGCGACGCGCAGCGGCTCTTGTCGCCGCTCCATGTCGTCAATCCGTTCGCGCCCGCGCTCACGTTCGCCACGGCGCGCACGCGCAACCGCCGCGACCACGAAAAATATCTCACGCTCATTGACGCCATCGCGCTGCTTCACCAGCACCAGCGGCAACGCGGCCAGCACCTCGTCAACGGTCGCGTCGTCGAGTTCGTGGAAGTCACGCTCGATGACATCGCGCTGGCGAACGAGCTCGCGCCGGAAGTCTTGGGCCGTTCGCTCGACGAACTGCCGCCGCAGACGCGGCGCTTGCTCGCCGTCATCCGCGAGCTGATGAAAGGCAAACGCAAGGAACGCGCCGCGAAAGGCGCAACGACGTTCAGTCGAAAAGAACTGCGCGACCTCTGCGGCTGGAGTCTGACGCAAGTGCGCGTTCACCTGGAACGCCTCGTTGAACTCGAATATCTGGCGACGCGCCACGCGCGCCTGAACAACCAGTTCCTCTACGAACTGTTGTTCGACGTGGACGCGCCCGAAGCGGTCGCGCACGTCGGCTTGATCACCGTGGAGGAACTGCGGGTCGGTTACACCGCGCCGCTGGCGGGTTTGGACTCGCGGTTGGCGGAGCAAAGCACGCGGTTGGCGGCGGTTGGCGCAAGCCCCCCGCCACCGGTTTTAACCAATGCCAGCGCGAGTTTTTGAACCGGTTGGCGGGTTGGCGGGTTCGCACATCTGGAGTGCGAGCCGCGACCGCCCTTGTAACTCAAATCATCAATCGTAAATCGTATGGGAGGCCCGAAAGGTTTTGCCGGAGCAATGAAGCTTGCCGAGCGCGCCAAAGACCAGCGCGGCGGCCAGGACAAACACCCCGACCACTACGACCGCAGCGCGCCCGACGCGCTGGGGTCGTGGCACGATGCCTATCTCGAAGCCCTCGCCATCCGCAACTACGCGCCCACCACTGTCGAGCATCGCCGCTACACTTTGAAACTCTTCTTCACCTGGGCGGCGGAGCGCGACCTTACGAACGCCGCGCAAATCACGCGGCCCATCCTGGAAAACTTCCAACGCTGGCTCTGGCGCTACCAGAAACCCAACGGCCAGCGCATGGGCTGGAGCACGCAGCGCGAACACCTCGGCACGCTCAAAGACTTTTGCCGCTGGCTCACGCGGCAGAACGTCATCCTCCACAATCCGGCGAGCGAGCTTGAACTGCCGCGACCGGAAAAACGTCTGCCCCAGGAAGTCCTCACGCTCTCCGAAGTCGAGCGATTGCTCGCCGTGCCGGACGTGGACGATCCGCTTGGCGTGCGCGATCGCGCGATGCTTGAACTCTTTTACTCGACCGGCCTCCGGCGCACCGAACTTTGCCGCGTCGAACTCTCCGACGTGAACGCCGAGCGGCGCACACTTCATGTGCGTTTGGGCAAGGGCAAGAAAGACCGCGTCGTGCCCGTCGGCGCGCGCGCCGTCGCGTGGCTCGAACGCTACTTGAAAGAAGTCCGTCCGCGTCTCTGTCTCGACACGCGCACGCCGGCGTTGTTCCTCACCGGCTACGGCGAGGCGTTCAATCCCGACGTGCTTTCGCGCATGGTCAGCGCGTGGCTCAAGCAAGCCGGGTTGAAGCGCAAAGGCTGCTGCCACGTCCTGCGCCACAGTTGCGCGACGCACATGCTGGAGAACGGCGCGGACATCCGCTTCATCCAGCAGTTGCTCGGTCACGAGAAGCTCGACACCACCGCCATCTACACGGAAGTGAGCATCAAGCAGCTTCAAGAAGTTCACGCGCGTTGCCATCCGTCCGCGAAAGTCGCGGAGAAAAAACCGCTTTCGCAATCCGGGCCGAACGAGTAATCTCGCGCCGTGATTGCAGGCGCTCAAAGTTGCCTTCCTCTTTTAGCCGCCGAGCCGCTGTCAGCGGCTTCACGCGGCGCGTTCGCGCCGACGCGGGCGACCTCCCCTCGAAAAACTCGCGCCCGGAATCTTTGCCCGACCGCATCGGGTCGCTCGTCCCGGCAACGCCGCGTTCGCCCAATAATCACGCCCGGTTCACGGCCTTGCGGCTACGGAACTGCATCGGGTCGGCGCAAATGGCCAAATAGAGATCCGATCAATGAACTCGGATTTCGGGTCCTGCACCACGGCGCAGGGAGCGTAAATGGTAGTTCAGGTCCGAATTTATACACGTTTGTGCGCAATGAGCCCGTTTTCGCCATGGATCCATTTGGTCTTAGCTTGTGGGTCTGCACCAGCCGCGCGTTTGGAATTATCGGAATCAGCCACGTTTACATGTGGGATGATCGAAAAGAGACGCCTAAAGGAAAGCACGACTGCTCTATGCAAGGGAGCAGTGGGAATCCTAACACGCACGACGACAGCCTCAAAGGCCCTCTTCCTGGATCAGGGGAAGGATTCGATCTTTGGTACGGTGATATAGATTCAGGGGTGAGCTGCCAGCGCATCCCAAACAGCAATGGCAAAGAAGACGCGGCGATCAAATGTTGTAGAGATAAGGCCAACAAGAGGATTTGGTTTCCAGGTCTCAATGATTGCCACAACCCTCTCGACAAGTGTCTAACAGCACCGCCTCCGGCAGGGGCGGGAATTCCCGCATCGGACATTCCGCCGCATAAACGATTCGGAAAGAACCGAGGTGTCGATTGAGGCCCGCTTTGTTCAGTGCTCTCGCATTCCTCGCTCTCTGTGGCTGCGCCGCAGGTTCAATCCAGATTCCTGGAGAGAATTTGCGTTCGAAGCCGCTGCCTTATCCAGAGTTCTCGAAATACTTGGAAGCGCGAGTGCATGCCCCTGTTTACCAAATCGGATTTCAGAGAGATTCGACCGGCTCGAAGCTTTTCATCACCTTTTATTTCCGAAAAGGCAATGAAGCCGCTCATCGCACGCTAATAGTTACGCGGGATGGAATCAAAGAAGTTCCGGGTTACCACATAGTCTGGTACGACGATCTGGAAACTCCGGTGTTCCGATTGGAAGGCGGCAAGCAGTGGTACGAGGGTCAGGGGAGCTCGTCCAGATTCTTCTCCCGATTCGAAGACGCTAATTACGTTTTTAAAGCGGGCGCGGTAATTCCATTCGAATCGATTTGGGCTAGAATCATGGGAGTTTCGGGCGGAGATTTTGTGGTGCTCAAATTCCGAGACAAGCCGGGCTGGATCGTTTCTACGCCTGAGAATCCCAAGCAACCAGTCGTGGAGCTGCCACACGATTTAGATCATCCCCAAGGCGCTTACGCAACAGCAGACAGCTTGATTATATTCGGCACATGGAGGCCAGCTCAATCAGGATACCTCGTTAAGTGTTTGATTTATCAGAAGTCATCAGCCGGC contains these protein-coding regions:
- the xerC gene encoding site-specific tyrosine recombinase XerC yields the protein MKLAERAKDQRGGQDKHPDHYDRSAPDALGSWHDAYLEALAIRNYAPTTVEHRRYTLKLFFTWAAERDLTNAAQITRPILENFQRWLWRYQKPNGQRMGWSTQREHLGTLKDFCRWLTRQNVILHNPASELELPRPEKRLPQEVLTLSEVERLLAVPDVDDPLGVRDRAMLELFYSTGLRRTELCRVELSDVNAERRTLHVRLGKGKKDRVVPVGARAVAWLERYLKEVRPRLCLDTRTPALFLTGYGEAFNPDVLSRMVSAWLKQAGLKRKGCCHVLRHSCATHMLENGADIRFIQQLLGHEKLDTTAIYTEVSIKQLQEVHARCHPSAKVAEKKPLSQSGPNE